One window of the Zea mays cultivar B73 chromosome 3, Zm-B73-REFERENCE-NAM-5.0, whole genome shotgun sequence genome contains the following:
- the LOC100275175 gene encoding uncharacterized protein isoform X1 has protein sequence MVLMAAVENDHRRGAKATSAQSNSIGPAPRPSSRARLHDFSFLTLSWGTHRVLRCSKSGPGSSPSSASPETPSPDKERAHRPEGGGSLRQRQRFAQRPWNLRTRRSATAAPTRQAGSDEESEAAERAPPPTVEAKKRALSIALSKQEIAEDFAAIRGTRPPRRPKKRPRTVQRQLDLLYPGLCLADVAPGSYMIEEVK, from the exons ATGGTCCTCATGGCCGCCGTCGAGAACGACCACCGCCGCGGAGCCAAGGCCACCTCTGCCCAGTCGAATTCCATAGGTCCCGCGCCGCGGCCGTCGTCCCGCGCGCGGCTCCACGATTTCTCCTTCCTCACCCTCAGCTGGGGCACGCACCGCGTGCTCCGCTGCTCCAAGAGCGGCCCCGGCTCGTCGCCCTCTTCCGCGTCTCCGGAGACCCCGTCCCCGGACAAGGAGAGAGCCCACCGACCCGAGGGCGGCGGCTCGCTGCGGCAGCGCCAGCGCTTCGCTCAGCGGCCGTGGAACCTTCGGACCCGCCGctccgccaccgccgccccgACGCGCCAGGCGGGATCGGACGAGGAGTCTGAGGCCGCGGAGCGCGCGCCTCCGCCGACGGTGGAGGCGAAGAAGCGGGCGCTCTCCATCGCCTTGTCCAAGCAGGAGATCGCAGAGGACTTCGCGGCGATTCGCGGGACGCGGCCCCCGCGCCGGCCCAAGAAGCGCCCGCGCACGGTGCAGCGGCAGCTCGAC TTGCTGTACCCGGGATTGTGCCTAGCAGATGTGGCGCCCGGCTCCTACATGATTGAAGAGGTAAAATAG
- the LOC100275175 gene encoding uncharacterized protein LOC100275175 translates to MVLMAAVENDHRRGAKATSAQSNSIGPAPRPSSRARLHDFSFLTLSWGTHRVLRCSKSGPGSSPSSASPETPSPDKERAHRPEGGGSLRQRQRFAQRPWNLRTRRSATAAPTRQAGSDEESEAAERAPPPTVEAKKRALSIALSKQEIAEDFAAIRGTRPPRRPKKRPRTVQRQLDLLYPGLCLADVAPGSYMIEER, encoded by the exons ATGGTCCTCATGGCCGCCGTCGAGAACGACCACCGCCGCGGAGCCAAGGCCACCTCTGCCCAGTCGAATTCCATAGGTCCCGCGCCGCGGCCGTCGTCCCGCGCGCGGCTCCACGATTTCTCCTTCCTCACCCTCAGCTGGGGCACGCACCGCGTGCTCCGCTGCTCCAAGAGCGGCCCCGGCTCGTCGCCCTCTTCCGCGTCTCCGGAGACCCCGTCCCCGGACAAGGAGAGAGCCCACCGACCCGAGGGCGGCGGCTCGCTGCGGCAGCGCCAGCGCTTCGCTCAGCGGCCGTGGAACCTTCGGACCCGCCGctccgccaccgccgccccgACGCGCCAGGCGGGATCGGACGAGGAGTCTGAGGCCGCGGAGCGCGCGCCTCCGCCGACGGTGGAGGCGAAGAAGCGGGCGCTCTCCATCGCCTTGTCCAAGCAGGAGATCGCAGAGGACTTCGCGGCGATTCGCGGGACGCGGCCCCCGCGCCGGCCCAAGAAGCGCCCGCGCACGGTGCAGCGGCAGCTCGAC TTGCTGTACCCGGGATTGTGCCTAGCAGATGTGGCGCCCGGCTCCTACATGATTGAAGAG AGGTGA